In Lycium barbarum isolate Lr01 chromosome 9, ASM1917538v2, whole genome shotgun sequence, the DNA window AAGATCTGGGTCCATCATCCACCTTTGTTCATTGTGATGTTACAAAAGAAAAAGACCTCGAAAATGTTGTGAACATTGTTGCTAACAAGTATGGCAAGCTAGACATCATGTACAACAATGCTGGTATTACGGGAGCGGTCAAATCCAATATTCTTGATAATGAAAAATCTGAATTCGAAAAAATCATTGGTATTAACCTTGTAGGTACGGGATAATTGCCTTTTTTTAATCCCTAAGTTATTGGTAAATTCTTATATTGGTTCTTATGATTTTTTACTAATTTGATTTTGATCCTCGTGATATTTACCAAGCTTATTTAACTTACAATTATTTAAAACATGTTTTTAGTCCCTTACAATTAATAATACGTTATGACTTATATAACAGTACAAATTGAACATAGTAAATGGGTAATTGAATGGTTCATCATTTTTCAATTCAATAAATCTGTGAATATTCTTGAGCAGAATGATTAAAATATGCACATGTATCTAATTGAAGGTTGAAAGTGGTTAACCTGATATCACAAGGATCAGAATCAGAACTTAATCAATATGTCAGAGACTAAGCACAAAATTAATTTCCCTTGCAGGTACGTTTCTTGGGATTAAACAAGCAGCCCGAGTCATGGTCCCTCGTGGTCATGGTAGCATTATTAACACTGGTAGTGTTTCTTCATCGATAGGTGGTGTTTGCCCTCATGCCTACACGAGCTCAAAGCATGGAATATTAGGACTCACTCGGAATACTGCAGTTGATTTAGGCCGCTATGGCATTCGTGTGAATTGTGTGTCACCATACTCTGTTCTTACAGCAGCGGCTTTAGATACCTTAAAAAAGATGGGTAAGGAAGGTTCAGAAATTTATTCTACCTTAAATGGTGCTAAACTTACTCCGAATGATGTGGCTGAAACTGCTGTTTTTCTTGCTAGTGATGAGTCTAAATATGTGAGTGGACAAGATTTTATTATTGATGGTGGATTCACAATTGAGAATCCTGGTTTATCAATGTTCAAGTAGTTGTATACTTGATAAAGTTACATGTAGTTTGGTACTAACATTTGGAATAAAAGTCTTTGTTTACTCCGAATGATGTGGCTGAAACAACTATTTTCCTCGGAAGTGATGCACCCAAGTATGTGGTGGCCAAGATTTTATTGTTGATGTTGGATTCACAATTGAGAATCTATGTTTATCAATGTTCAAGTAGTTTTATATTTCATAAGTTCCCTATAGTTTGGTATCATCGCTTGGAATAGAAGTAATGTTCACCTCTTTTTAGTCAAAGTTGTCCCCATATGTTTTCCTATTTCTCTACTATCATTATCATTGCATATGTGGTCCTTCTTAACGAACTACAACAACAGAAACATAAATAGTGTGATCTCATATGGTTGGGTGTAGAGCTGTAAGCACGTCTTACCTCTACCTCGTGGGTAAAGAGGTTGTTTCTTTTTTAATCTACTAGTATATGTACCTGCGCGATGTGCGGACTGTATTAAAGAAAAATATCTTGAAAATTTAATGAGAAAGTTATAGTTGCCTTGGCAAGTTTTATACTACTACTAAGAATTCTGAGAGAATACGACACATACAGCTAGCCGTTGTAATTCTTTTGTTGtaaaaatcatgtataccgagcCCATTCATCTTATGGTAAAAGTTTATGGAGCATATCATCTTCCCACCAACATTAATTAATTTTCCTGCTTACTTCGTTTTCCAATAAATAGATAGATATTTATAAGCAACTGCATCAAAAGCACTGCATTCATAATTAAAATCACAAGATCTTCAAATTTCTTTGAATGATCACTTCCTCTTGAAACTCAAGTATTATCGACCTTTTTACTTTTGATGACAGGGCCATTATCTCAAAAGATGCATTTAACCTGAGTAAAATTATTGTTACATCCAAAGATGATAACTTTGCTTAAACGTCTCATTCTTTTAGCTTTATGTACTGGCCTTTGCATATAATTATAACGCTAGAACCAATCACAATATGCAAGAAACAAGGTGTATTATTCTCGTGATGCGTTATATTCTTTTCCAACATTGCAAACAGATGTCTAGGATAtcttacatatatgtataattaaaGCATTCTTCATTCATTCCTTTTAACCAGTAACTCAACATTATATTTAAAAAGGTGGGAAAGGGGCTGAATCGAAGGCCTCTTCTTTCTTTGATTTAAGTAATTCATTCGTACTCTTCTGGGAATGGCCTGCATTATAAATTACAGAAATAACAATGTTAAAATCAGATAAGTACAGATGAAAATGGGCCCTCAAGTCAAAATCTATGTCATTTAACTTTAAAGAGAACATGTTATCAAGAGCTTTAGAAGAGAAATTTGCCAATAAGAAGAGTCATTAACGCACACTGCATCGACAAAATAGAAAGAACCATCAAAACAATAGTATTTTCAAAAAACAATCTTTCAAAGGGAAGTAAGGTTGAAGCTACCACTTGCTTATTCAAGCATCATCATTGCAAATTTAGTAGTAAATAAACCTTACATGTTTTTTTTTCATGGAACAAGTGAGTATATATTTTTGGACTGAAACATTTTCATGTAAGTTATCTATTAAAAAATTTAACTGCATCCTTTGTTGGTTATACAGGAGTAATTTAAAGCCATCGACTCATGGTTTCATCTCTGTTTTAACCACTTACCTGACGTCACTAGTAATTTGTGTTTTAAATCGTCAACAACTTCTATTGTCGATGCTTGGGGCTTCCATAaaggaggtctcaggttcgaaattACATATTGACTGGAAAAATGATTAGATTATGTGGAAAAAGATACGTATTTATGCCCTAGACTAATCTGTTGCATTGTTCTTGTAACTTTTCTTTCCTGGATAGCTGGATTTGATACTTCATTCAACAGGAGTACTTTAAAGCCATCGACTCATGGTTTCTTCTATGTTTTAACCACCCACTTGACATTGTTAGTAATTTGTGCTTCAAATCGTCAACAACTTCTATTGCCGATGCTCCATTCTCTAATCTACTCCTCTTGGCAGCGGTTCCCCCAGAAAAACAAAATTACAGATTGACTAAAAAATGATTAGATTATGTGGAAAAAGATATGTATATATGCCCGAGACTGTTGCATTGTTCTTGTAACTTTTCTTTCCCCGGATAACTGATTTTGAAACTGAAAcacggcgggggggggggggggggggggggtttgaatTGTAAAATTATCTCTTTTTAgagtctgtttggaaagccacctggtaattggaattggtgtaattactaccctagtaattacacagtattgtaattacaacgacatgtttgtttgtcataatgtaattacagtgtaattacaagagtgttgtttggttgcacaagtgtaattacacagttagtttaatttaaaaataaaataaaattataaaaatttaaaattaatatttaaaaaatatgtgcctttataaatgatattaaattagttatttaataatacattatttcttgaaaatatgttaattaataatcatatatttgtaactaatattgtaaaaaataattgatatataatttcaaaattaataatattttaattttaattgattataaaacttaaatcATACCTTTTTTGTAAGACCATcatgggattggatgtttgacaaaaaaaagaatatttataaatataatgccataacactattcaaatatttgacaataattctatcaactgtaagtgaaaaataaacaatatggaatgtgaaataacaagtgaatagtactaaagcaaatatttttaaaatcgaaaatataacctaaattcaaacttcaaaagatttttttttaacataatactcttatgtcaaattccaacgttacataagtaagtttcaacgtaacataagtaaatactcctataattcaaaagaaagggaaaatataagtctataacctcatttacaacgaaattctactttaataacgtcacttatTATATGTCaaatttgttaatgactcattctttttAATATTAAGatatgtagtttcaaaaattagaatattaacacggttatgctaaataaataaaaaaaaaaactaaaaaaaaatacgagcaattacatggaaccacaagaagtaaaggttggaaataagaagaaaggaaatgaaatataaattctataaaaacaaaaatatattaaaaaaaaaaagtaaaaataaaaaagaaattaaataatagaaataaaaaataaattagaaaagaaaagaaattaaaataaaataaaataacaaagaaattaaataatagaaataaaaaataaagaagaaaagaaattaaaataaaataaaaaataaattaaataatagaaataaaaaagaaaagaaattaaaataaaattacaaagaaataaactaaaaagtaattacaccctcttaattacactcaattcccacctaactgtgtaattacctagtcaaacaaacaggtcaaactgtgtaattacacccaattccaattacctgggtggctttccaaacatgcCCTTAGAGTTAGTAAGTCGACTTGTTGTATCACACAGTCGACTTCCCTGCAAGTCTGAAAAGAGAGTTAGTATAATTCCGAATATAAATGAACTGTAGAAAAGTAATTGACACAAGTAATTTTATACTGGTTCGGGTCATCGGTGTGGTGCCTattccagtccccttgggttacaAGGGTTTCCTTAGAGCCTTGAATGATTGTCGTTACAGTGTTTGGTTCTTAATGAACCGTCAGCTTGTATCTGGGCAATTTCCAGATTTCCTTGGTTACAACCTtgacttgtatttttttttaaattgtttttattacataagGGGGTAAGGGATGGGGAATTGATGAAGGGGATTACAAtatggggattcgaaccctcaccaataaggtgaaagttcaggtagccaaccaactaagCTACTGAGATCCCTACTAACCTTGACCTGTGTAGCTATGTATCGATCactactttttctttttcttaacacTGGAGTCGACAAGGATTACAGTGCTTTTTGTAAGATGAAAGTGTGAATGAATTTGCTCAAGTAAAGTTATGCACTCTTCCAGGTCTTGAGGCTCTTCTATTTATAGTCAAGGTTGGACGAGGTCTTCATTGGTTAGCGGCTTCTTGATAGAATCAAGGAAGATCAATCGTTCCTTTGATATATAGATCTTCTGGAGGCTCGCTCTAAGGTGACCTAAAGGATTTTGTCCCTCCATCAAGGATTGATATAATCCTTGATTTGATCTGTTAAATCTCAGCTTTCCTTTCTCTATGACTTGCTATCTCGTTCGGTCAAATTTTGATTGAAGATTGTCGACATCCCCTAAAAAAACAACAATTTTAAAAGGGAATAGCCCTACAAAAATATTGTCTTAAAGTCACACACACATTAACGCTTGGTCAGTAAGTATTTGAGGGTATTAATGATGCAATCAGACAAGCTGTTGTAGGACTTTTCAACATTTTTGGAGAGGGTGGTGTAGGAGTTCTTTACTACAACTGCAAGGCTGTCATTTGATGCGGCATTATCCTTGGAGAGCAATCGATCATCCTGTTTGTAGTCTGCACGCCTTCATTCCTCAGTTCATCCATGCTCTCATCAGCCCCTGCTTCCTTGGTCGTGCTTAGTATATTCTCCAGTAACCCACTAACCTTATGAACGTTGGCATCCACAGCAGTCAGAGCCATCCTTAAGGCCTGAATTTCCTTCGCAATAGCAGAGGAAGACCCAACATTTTCTTCAAACTGGGGCTCAAGCTTTACCCTGAAGCTATCCTTCTTGACCCACTCACCGTTGACCAACACATACCCATACTTGAGAAAGCCCTGGAATCATACCTTGAATCCAGCACTAGAACAGAAAACTCAATAATATCAATAAACAGAGACTTAAGGATGCGAGTAATCACTATTCCATAGGGCAAACTGGCTTTTATGCTCAAATCATCAGCACTTTCGAGCATATAGTCCCTAAATTAGTGTCCCCAGTTGATTTTAATCTTCTTCAGCAggcaataaacaacataaacaTCCCTATTTATAATATTATTGAGAGATCCAACCCGTGGAAGCAGAGTGGTAGCAACTAAGTGGGCCAGAATACAGATTTTAAAGCAAACATAAGAGGGTCCAAAATCAAGATGGTCATTGTCGGGTTCAGAAAGAAAAGTTTTAGCTTCTTTGGTTGAAACTTTGAAATCCTCAGCCCAAGTGTTGTGCATAAACCAAGCATTCCCAAAAAACATAACCCCAAAAATCTTTTTAATCAGAAAATAGTTTATGACTATACGGGTCCCCATCACTAAAGTCTCAGGTTCAACACTATCAAGAGAGACTCGAACATTTGCATAAAACATTCTTACAGGTTCCTCAGGAACCTCGTTTTACTAGAGCTGAAATACAATAGGCAATTTTTTAGCACGAAAGATGGAACTTACATCACAATGAGCGTCCTTTAACTGTTCAAGGCATATGATGCGTCCAGTAGTGATGCGGCATTTCTTGAAGAGTTTGAACTTGGCTTTTTCAGTGGCACTCCAAAATAATTGCATGTCTTCGAGGCCGAAAGATCCTTGCGACTCTGTTTTGGATTTCTTAGAGGGGTTTCCCTTGGAAGTTTAacataaaacccttttttttAGGATTTTCGAGAATGGGATGATTGTCCTTTGTAGAGTCAGTCTGAATGTCCACAGGCTCTTAGGAGGATGAGACTAAATGCTGACTAGAGCAACGGTTGGTTGAGGGAGAGCGTTTGTCTTTGGTCATGGTGAAAGGGAAAGGTTTAGGAGAGATGAAAGTGAAAAGCGGAGTAGAAGATGAGAGAGAGTGAGAAGAGGGATTACAAATATAGAGGTGGAAGTTGAGTAGCCGTGTGGGAAGGAGAAAAGG includes these proteins:
- the LOC132611447 gene encoding borneol dehydrogenase, mitochondrial-like; amino-acid sequence: MAANLARRLEGKVAIITGAASGIGEASARLFSRNGAKVVIADIQDDLAHKICEDLGPSSTFVHCDVTKEKDLENVVNIVANKYGKLDIMYNNAGITGAVKSNILDNEKSEFEKIIGINLVGTFLGIKQAARVMVPRGHGSIINTGSVSSSIGGVCPHAYTSSKHGILGLTRNTAVDLGRYGIRVNCVSPYSVLTAAALDTLKKMGKEGSEIYSTLNGAKLTPNDVAETAVFLASDESKYVSGQDFIIDGGFTIENPGLSMFK